From a region of the Lactuca sativa cultivar Salinas chromosome 4, Lsat_Salinas_v11, whole genome shotgun sequence genome:
- the LOC111903489 gene encoding cytochrome P450 736A117-like — protein MLAFLDHIFIYILPLFLSGAFLIRWYNSTPPTIIRKLPPSPPTLPVIGNLHQLGALVHQSFFSLARRYGDSLMLLHIGSVPSLVVSSTEAAREIMKTHDLAFASRPTTRMFRTISYDLKEITVAPYGEYWRQAKSILTLQLLSNKKVQSFDGLREKIIGDCLAKINQCFLSNKPADLSDLFSSLTNDVTCMATFGRTYNEGEIGMKFKKIMQDFSEVLGSFYFEDSIPQLAFVDRITGLSAKVDRVAVDFDEFLQNVVDETLSKKRNNPNPVSGDEHGVETFIDALLKIQKEDILGITIDADVIKALLLDAYVAGTDTSSSVLEWAMTELLLHRDCLEKVQGEIRAVLNGKKDITDSDVEKMKYLKCVIMEATRLHPPLPVLPPRVARHDAKVMGYDIAEGTRVYVNVYAIMRDPKVWDKPETFMPERFLESCIDFVRHNFELLTFGAGRRSCPGRIFAMAINEKVLANVLYRFDWALPQGVRPQDVDMNETFGLANHRKVPLLALGTPFHSPHNN, from the exons ATGTTGGCTTTCTTGGATCATATTTTTATTTACATATTGCCGTTGTTTCTAAGTGGTGCGTTCCTAATCAGATGGTACAATTCTACACCGCCAACTATCATCAGGAAACTACCTCCTTCACCACCAACGTTGCCGGTTATTGGCAACCTCCACCAGCTCGGGGCACTCGTCCACCAGTCATTCTTTTCTCTGGCCAGACGCTATGGTGACTCCCTCATGCTCCTCCACATCGGCTCAGTCCCAAGCCTGGTCGTCTCGTCAACTGAAGCGGCTCGTGAGATCATGAAGACACATGATTTAGCATTTGCCAGCAGGCCCACCACCAGGATGTTCAGGACCATCTCCTACGATCTCAAGGAAATAACAGTCGCTCCTTATGGTGAATACTGGAGGCAAGCAAAGAGTATTCTAACTCTCCAGCTTCTGAGTAACAAAAAGGTCCAGTCTTTTGATGGGCTTAGGGAAAAGATAATCGGCGATTGCCTCGCTAAAATCAACCAATGTTTCTTGTCAAACAAGCCTGCGGACTTGAGCGACTTGTTTAGCTCACTTACGAACGATGTCACATGCATGGCGACGTTTGGGAGGACGTATAACGAAGGAGAGATTGGTATGAAATTTAAAAAGATCATGCAAGACTTCTCCGAGGTTTTGGGTAGCTTTTATTTTGAGGATTCTATTCCTCAGCTTGCATTCGTGGATCGGATTACTGGTCTTAGTGCTAAAGTCGATAGGGTAGCAGTGGATTTTGATGAGTTCCTTCAAAATGTGGTTGATGAGACTTTATCCAAGAAAAGAAATAACCCTAATCCAGTTAGTGGTGATGAACACGGTGTGGAGACCTTCATTGATGCACTACTCAAGATTCAGAAGGAAGATATTCTTGGCATCACCATCGACGCAGACGTCATCAAAGCACTGCTTTTG GATGCGTATGTTGCTGGTACGGATACATCATCATCCGTACTGGAATGGGCGATGACCGAACTTCTGTTACATCGTGATTGCCTTGAGAAAGTCCAGGGCGAGATAAGGGCAGTCCTTAACGGAAAGAAAGACATAACTGACAGCGATGTGGAGAAGATGAAGTATCTAAAATGCGTCATCATGGAAGCCACCCGCCTCCATCCTCCCCTTCCAGTTCTACCACCACGAGTTGCAAGACACGATGCCAAAGTAATGGGGTATGATATTGCAGAAGGAACTAGGGTATACGTCAATGTTTATGCAATTATGAGGGATCCTAAAGTGTGGGATAAACCTGAAACGTTTATGCCGGAGAGGTTCTTGGAGTCATGTATTGATTTCGTGAGGCACAATTTTGAGTTGCTTACATTTGGTGCTGGAAGGAGGAGTTGCCCTGGAAGGATATTTGCCATGGCCATCAATGAGAAGGTGTTGGCTAATGTTTTGTACAGGTTCGATTGGGCTCTGCCACAAGGAGTTAGGCCACAGGACGTTGATATGAATGAAACTTTTGGTCTCGCTAATCACCGGAAGGTTCCATTGCTAGCTCTTGGGACACCATTCCATTCTCCCCATAATAATTAA